A part of Kitasatospora acidiphila genomic DNA contains:
- a CDS encoding phosphatidylglycerol lysyltransferase domain-containing protein encodes MSSPTKQPAPAASAAPRRSLSARLRPLAAAGTVWYLRLIALLNLVAVVAVPFRQTVRHHSEGQFFTPYLMTAGLAAAVLSLFLAVAMRRRKRAAWIFNFGLGGLTFLTYALALGVPGADHYNRHVFNYFSAVLTGLFMLCLVVGRKEFTSKGDRSNPWMAAATFVAGLLLGGLVGSLLVDANNSLSGAGFGDRFGYAIARMITVTPSDRVMDVIDVPNWVNTFINAMGAVLFLLVLYVAFRSPRGKELLTPEDETRLRELLAKQGERDSLGYFATRRDKAVIFSPSGKAAVTYRVVGGVSLASGDPIGDPEAWPGAIELWLAEAREHAWAPAVTGASEEAGMIYARHGLDALELGDEAIVELDEFSMEGRAMRVVRQAYNRVKRAGYTVRIRRHEDIPEQEMVELLNRADHWRDGQTERGFSMALGRLGDPADGRCVMLECHDGDGELRALLSFVPWGEKGLSLDLMRRDRESENGLVEFMVIELLEKGRKELQLERVSLNFAMFRSVFERGSRLGAGPVLRLWRSILGFFSRWWQIESLYRANAKYRPIWEPRYLLFEKSSELPRIGIANARAEGFITAPSLPALFRRRHRRPAVPSAPPPAPAAEGDGKG; translated from the coding sequence GTGTCCTCCCCCACCAAGCAGCCGGCCCCGGCTGCTTCGGCCGCGCCCCGCCGGAGTCTGTCGGCCCGGCTGCGGCCGCTCGCCGCCGCCGGCACCGTCTGGTACCTGCGGCTGATCGCGCTGCTCAACCTGGTGGCGGTGGTCGCCGTGCCGTTCCGCCAGACCGTGCGGCACCACTCCGAGGGGCAGTTCTTCACCCCGTACCTGATGACCGCCGGCCTGGCCGCCGCCGTGCTGTCGCTGTTCCTGGCGGTGGCGATGCGGCGGCGCAAGCGGGCCGCCTGGATCTTCAACTTCGGGCTCGGCGGGCTGACCTTCCTGACCTATGCGCTGGCGCTGGGCGTGCCCGGCGCGGACCACTACAACCGGCACGTCTTCAACTACTTCTCCGCCGTGCTGACCGGCCTGTTCATGCTCTGCCTGGTGGTCGGGCGCAAGGAGTTCACCTCCAAGGGCGACCGGTCCAACCCGTGGATGGCGGCCGCCACCTTCGTCGCCGGCCTGCTGCTCGGCGGGCTGGTCGGCTCGCTGCTGGTGGACGCCAACAACTCGCTCTCCGGCGCCGGCTTCGGCGACCGGTTCGGCTATGCGATCGCCCGCATGATCACGGTGACCCCGTCGGACCGGGTGATGGACGTGATCGACGTGCCGAACTGGGTCAACACCTTCATCAACGCGATGGGCGCGGTGCTCTTCCTGCTGGTGCTCTACGTGGCGTTCCGCAGCCCGCGCGGCAAGGAGCTGCTCACCCCGGAGGACGAGACCCGGCTGCGCGAGCTGCTGGCCAAGCAGGGCGAGCGGGACTCGCTGGGGTACTTCGCCACCCGGCGCGACAAGGCGGTGATCTTCTCGCCGTCCGGCAAGGCCGCGGTCACCTACCGGGTGGTCGGCGGGGTCTCGCTGGCCTCCGGCGATCCGATCGGCGACCCGGAGGCCTGGCCGGGCGCGATCGAGCTCTGGCTGGCCGAGGCCCGGGAGCACGCCTGGGCGCCGGCCGTCACCGGTGCCTCCGAGGAGGCCGGGATGATCTACGCCCGGCACGGCCTGGACGCCCTGGAGCTGGGCGACGAGGCGATCGTGGAGCTCGACGAGTTCTCCATGGAGGGCCGCGCGATGCGGGTGGTCCGCCAGGCTTACAACCGGGTCAAGCGGGCCGGCTACACGGTGCGGATCCGGCGGCACGAGGACATCCCCGAGCAGGAGATGGTCGAGTTGCTGAACCGGGCCGACCACTGGCGGGACGGCCAGACCGAGCGCGGCTTCTCGATGGCGCTGGGCCGGCTCGGCGATCCGGCCGACGGGCGCTGCGTGATGCTGGAGTGCCATGACGGGGACGGGGAGCTGCGGGCCCTGCTGAGCTTCGTGCCGTGGGGCGAGAAGGGCCTGTCGCTCGACCTGATGCGCCGGGACCGGGAGTCCGAGAACGGCCTGGTCGAGTTCATGGTGATCGAACTGCTGGAGAAGGGCCGCAAGGAACTCCAGCTGGAGCGGGTTTCGCTGAACTTCGCGATGTTCCGCTCGGTATTCGAGCGCGGCTCCCGACTCGGTGCGGGTCCGGTGCTGCGGTTGTGGCGCTCGATTCTCGGCTTCTTCTCCCGCTGGTGGCAGATCGAGTCGCTGTACCGGGCGAATGCCAAGTACCGGCCGATCTGGGAGCCGCGCTATCTGCTCTTCGAGAAGAGCAGCGAGCTGCCCCGGATCGGCATCGCCAACGCCCGTGCGGAGGGCTTCATCACCGCACCGAGCCTCCCAGCGCTCTTCCGTCGCCGGCATCGGCGGCCCGCCGTCCCGTCGGCGCCGCCGCCGGCGCCCGCGGCGGAAGGCGACGGGAAGGGGTAG
- a CDS encoding response regulator, with translation MEPIRVLIVDDELLVRSGLGMIVGSAPDLELVGTCSGGEAEECARRLKPQVVLLDVRMPDLDGLAVLRLLRALPDPPAVSMLTTFDTDEYIGTALRGGAAGFLLKDTAPDQLVHAVRVLAAGGSMLSPAVTRTVIGGYVEGGGPDADALALVRTLTGRELDVLALLGEGLANAEIADRLLLGTGTVKDHISAILGKLGAANRVQAAVIAHRAGLVRPARP, from the coding sequence GTGGAACCGATCCGCGTGCTGATCGTCGACGACGAGCTGCTGGTCCGCTCGGGCCTTGGCATGATCGTCGGTTCGGCGCCCGACCTGGAGCTGGTCGGCACCTGCTCCGGCGGCGAGGCCGAGGAGTGCGCACGCCGGCTGAAGCCACAGGTGGTGCTGCTGGACGTCCGGATGCCCGATCTGGACGGCCTCGCGGTGCTGCGGCTGCTGCGCGCCCTGCCCGACCCGCCGGCCGTCTCGATGCTCACCACCTTCGACACCGACGAGTACATCGGCACCGCGCTGCGCGGCGGAGCGGCCGGCTTCCTGCTCAAGGACACCGCGCCCGACCAGCTGGTGCACGCCGTCCGGGTGCTGGCGGCCGGCGGCTCGATGCTGTCGCCCGCGGTGACCCGCACGGTGATCGGCGGCTACGTGGAGGGCGGCGGGCCGGACGCCGATGCGCTCGCCCTGGTCCGCACCCTGACCGGGCGCGAGCTGGACGTGCTGGCACTGCTCGGCGAGGGGCTGGCCAACGCCGAGATCGCCGACCGGCTGCTGCTGGGCACCGGCACCGTCAAGGACCACATCAGCGCGATCCTCGGCAAGCTCGGGGCCGCGAACCGGGTGCAGGCCGCCGTGATCGCCCACCGCGCCGGACTGGTCCGCCCGGCCCGGCCCTGA
- a CDS encoding chaplin, with translation MKDFRRALVLSCAAGALVLGGAGAAAADAGAEGAAIGSPGVLSGNNVQIPIHIPINICGNSIGVISLLSPSFGNTCINGDIGRDHDEHGRDHDHGRDHDHDHDHDHDHGHGDDDD, from the coding sequence ATGAAGGACTTCCGCAGGGCTCTGGTGCTGAGCTGCGCCGCAGGCGCGCTCGTGCTCGGTGGCGCCGGAGCCGCCGCGGCCGACGCTGGCGCGGAGGGCGCCGCGATCGGATCGCCCGGCGTGCTGTCCGGCAACAACGTCCAGATCCCGATCCACATCCCGATCAACATCTGTGGCAACTCGATCGGCGTGATCAGCCTGCTCAGCCCGTCGTTCGGGAACACCTGCATCAACGGGGACATCGGGCGCGACCACGACGAGCACGGTCGCGACCACGACCACGGGCGTGACCACGACCACGACCACGACCACGACCACGACCACGGTCACGGCGACGACGACGACTGA
- a CDS encoding alpha/beta fold hydrolase — MRLRWKVRSAGARAVVLVLHGGREADLAPARPWQPAAVRMAPFLRPLRRATAGGAVAVGLVRYRHRGWNGDRADAAQDVLAALDAVAAECGPVPVVLLGHSMGGRAALRAAGHRAVTGVVALAPWCPPDDPCEQLAGRTLVTLHGDLDRVTDPAATLAFAARARAAGAAVAGIGVAGGDHAMLRRHRDWHRGAAGLVAALLGLRPLPGPVAEALAARGADQTGLAIPLPRSRP, encoded by the coding sequence ATGAGGCTGCGGTGGAAGGTCCGGTCGGCCGGGGCGCGCGCGGTGGTGCTGGTGCTGCACGGCGGTCGGGAGGCCGATCTGGCGCCGGCCCGTCCCTGGCAGCCGGCGGCGGTGCGGATGGCGCCGTTCCTGCGTCCGCTGCGCCGGGCCACCGCGGGCGGAGCGGTGGCGGTCGGCCTGGTGCGCTACCGCCACCGGGGCTGGAACGGGGACCGGGCCGACGCCGCCCAGGACGTGCTGGCCGCACTGGACGCGGTGGCCGCCGAGTGCGGGCCGGTGCCGGTGGTGCTGCTCGGGCATTCGATGGGCGGTCGGGCCGCGCTGCGGGCGGCCGGGCACCGGGCGGTCACCGGGGTGGTCGCGCTGGCCCCGTGGTGCCCGCCGGACGACCCCTGCGAGCAGCTGGCCGGCCGCACCCTGGTCACCCTGCACGGCGACCTGGACCGGGTGACCGACCCGGCCGCCACCCTGGCCTTCGCCGCGCGGGCCCGGGCGGCCGGGGCGGCGGTGGCCGGGATCGGGGTGGCCGGCGGCGACCACGCGATGCTGCGCCGCCACCGGGACTGGCACCGCGGCGCGGCCGGCCTGGTGGCCGCGCTGCTCGGGTTGCGGCCGCTGCCCGGGCCGGTGGCCGAGGCGCTGGCGGCGCGCGGGGCGGACCAGACGGGGCTGGCCATCCCGCTGCCGCGCAGCCGCCCCTAG
- the crcB gene encoding fluoride efflux transporter CrcB, producing the protein MNGAVLVAVGAVVGAPLRFLTDRAVQARYGSDFPWGTLAVNALGSLVLGLVTGAVASGAASGQLQLLVGTGFCGALTTYSTFSYETLRLLETGARGWAAANVAVSLVVGMAAVYAGAGLAGLLF; encoded by the coding sequence GTGAACGGGGCGGTACTGGTGGCGGTGGGTGCCGTGGTGGGCGCGCCGCTGCGGTTCCTGACGGACCGCGCGGTGCAGGCGCGGTACGGCTCGGACTTTCCGTGGGGCACCCTGGCGGTGAACGCGCTCGGCTCCCTGGTGCTGGGGCTGGTGACCGGGGCGGTGGCTTCCGGGGCGGCGTCCGGGCAGCTGCAGCTGCTGGTCGGCACCGGGTTCTGCGGGGCGCTGACCACCTACTCGACGTTCAGCTACGAGACGCTGCGGCTGCTGGAGACCGGCGCCCGGGGTTGGGCGGCGGCCAATGTCGCGGTCTCGCTGGTGGTGGGGATGGCGGCGGTGTACGCGGGCGCCGGGCTGGCCGGGCTGCTGTTCTGA
- a CDS encoding DUF190 domain-containing protein, whose amino-acid sequence MRWGGPALRLTALVGDTDLWHHRPLAGEIVRRARAAGLAGASVFHGVEGYGAGRAVHSAGLLSISDGLPVAVVIVDRAERVRAFLPQLDELLGGRGLVTVEEVDVYGGPEADG is encoded by the coding sequence ATGAGGTGGGGCGGGCCGGCACTGCGGCTGACCGCACTGGTCGGGGACACCGACCTCTGGCACCATCGGCCGCTGGCCGGTGAGATCGTGCGGCGGGCCCGCGCGGCCGGGCTGGCCGGCGCCTCGGTCTTCCACGGGGTGGAGGGCTACGGCGCCGGGCGGGCGGTGCACTCGGCCGGGCTGCTCTCGATCAGTGACGGGCTGCCGGTGGCGGTGGTGATCGTGGACCGGGCCGAACGGGTCCGGGCGTTCCTGCCCCAGCTGGACGAACTGCTGGGCGGCCGGGGGCTGGTGACGGTGGAAGAGGTGGACGTGTACGGCGGGCCGGAGGCCGACGGGTGA
- a CDS encoding fluoride efflux transporter FluC gives MAERIAAVAQYQAVAVVAVGGVLGAEARYGLGLLWPTPGAAFPWTTLLINVVGCLVIGVFLVAITEGRPAHRLVRPFFGTGVLGGFTTFSTYCVDVRRLLVGHHPLLAVGYLTGTLLAAMAAVAAGAAGTRWWLARRGGAR, from the coding sequence ATGGCGGAGCGAATCGCGGCGGTGGCGCAGTACCAGGCGGTGGCGGTGGTCGCGGTCGGCGGTGTGCTCGGCGCCGAGGCGCGGTACGGACTGGGGCTGCTGTGGCCGACGCCGGGTGCGGCCTTCCCCTGGACCACGCTGCTGATCAACGTGGTGGGCTGCCTGGTGATCGGGGTCTTCCTGGTGGCGATCACCGAGGGGCGGCCGGCCCACCGGCTGGTCCGGCCGTTCTTCGGCACCGGCGTGCTGGGCGGCTTCACCACCTTCTCCACCTACTGCGTGGACGTGCGCCGGCTGCTGGTCGGCCATCATCCGCTGCTCGCGGTCGGCTATCTGACGGGCACCCTGCTGGCCGCGATGGCGGCGGTGGCGGCGGGCGCGGCCGGCACCCGCTGGTGGCTGGCCCGGCGCGGGGGTGCGCGATGA
- a CDS encoding MOSC domain-containing protein, producing the protein MEPQPVIRSVNIGTARPTEFSAPGVTGIDKRPVTGPVAVAAPAQGSGVTGDTICDPRHHGGPDQAVYAYAAEDLADWALELERELPPGVFGENLTTEGLDVSGALIGERWRIGDALLLEVSAPRIPCRTFQGWLGEQGWVKRFSERARPGAYLRVVEAGPVAAGDAVRVVRRPQHGLDVATVFRAVTLEPALLSRLLPVAELPEKLRDKARRRAGAKAD; encoded by the coding sequence ATGGAACCGCAGCCCGTCATCCGCTCCGTCAACATCGGGACCGCGCGGCCGACCGAGTTCTCCGCGCCCGGGGTGACCGGGATCGACAAGCGCCCGGTGACCGGTCCGGTGGCGGTCGCGGCACCGGCGCAGGGCAGCGGTGTGACCGGTGACACGATCTGTGATCCGCGCCATCACGGCGGCCCCGATCAGGCGGTGTACGCCTATGCGGCCGAGGACCTGGCCGACTGGGCGCTGGAGCTGGAGCGGGAGCTGCCGCCCGGGGTGTTCGGCGAGAACCTGACCACCGAGGGCCTGGACGTCAGCGGCGCGCTGATCGGCGAGCGCTGGAGGATCGGGGACGCGCTGCTGCTGGAGGTCTCGGCGCCGCGGATCCCGTGCCGCACCTTCCAGGGCTGGCTGGGCGAGCAGGGCTGGGTGAAGCGGTTCTCCGAGCGGGCCCGGCCGGGTGCCTATCTGCGGGTGGTCGAGGCAGGGCCGGTGGCCGCCGGGGACGCGGTGCGGGTGGTGCGCCGGCCGCAGCACGGGCTGGACGTGGCCACCGTCTTCCGGGCGGTGACCCTGGAGCCCGCGCTGCTGTCCCGGCTGCTCCCGGTGGCCGAGCTGCCGGAGAAGCTGCGGGACAAGGCCCGGCGGCGGGCCGGGGCGAAGGCGGACTGA
- a CDS encoding potassium channel family protein translates to MAPPHRRSPLLAFLVLVVCPTALLTVYFTVPLGSFGPEHPVLSWTVFLVFLTALAALLVHQIALIMRESDQGLPGLAILAVSILTLVAFSAAYFVLARRPGEFSGLQTRLDALYFTVVTMATVGYGDIVATGQSSRVVVVVQIVYTLVFLAAGFTALGQRARRRIGSGRHADDRSGHG, encoded by the coding sequence ATGGCCCCGCCGCACCGCCGCTCCCCGTTGCTGGCCTTCCTGGTCCTGGTGGTCTGCCCCACCGCCCTGCTGACCGTCTACTTCACGGTGCCCCTGGGCTCCTTCGGCCCGGAGCACCCGGTGCTGAGCTGGACCGTCTTCCTGGTGTTCCTGACCGCCCTGGCCGCCCTGCTGGTCCACCAGATCGCCCTCATCATGCGGGAGAGCGACCAGGGCCTGCCGGGCCTGGCCATCCTGGCCGTCTCCATCCTGACCCTGGTGGCCTTCTCCGCCGCCTACTTCGTGCTGGCCCGCCGGCCCGGGGAGTTCTCCGGGCTGCAGACCCGGCTGGACGCGCTCTACTTCACTGTGGTCACCATGGCGACCGTCGGCTACGGCGACATCGTCGCAACCGGTCAGTCGTCCCGGGTGGTGGTGGTCGTGCAGATCGTCTACACGCTGGTCTTCCTGGCGGCCGGCTTCACCGCGCTCGGCCAGCGGGCCCGCCGCCGGATCGGCAGCGGCCGCCATGCCGACGACAGATCCGGCCACGGTTGA
- a CDS encoding FHA domain-containing protein FhaB/FipA, which produces MSELTLTVMRLGFLAVLWLFVIVAVQVIRSDLFGAKGTSRIGRRTAGAAAPAVAASSAPARPQPGPRESAGPAAGPQSGGRRAARVAPTQLVVVEGGLAGTTVALQGQVITLGRAHDSTIVLDDDYASSRHARIYPDQTGQWTVEDLGSTNGTYLDRQRLTQPMPLQIGVPIRIGRTVIELRK; this is translated from the coding sequence GTGTCCGAACTCACTCTGACAGTCATGCGGCTGGGTTTCCTGGCTGTGCTGTGGCTGTTCGTGATCGTTGCGGTGCAGGTGATCCGCAGCGATCTGTTCGGCGCCAAGGGCACCAGCCGGATCGGCCGCCGCACCGCCGGCGCGGCCGCACCCGCGGTCGCCGCGAGCAGTGCACCGGCCCGCCCGCAGCCCGGCCCCCGCGAGAGCGCCGGCCCGGCCGCCGGGCCGCAGTCCGGTGGCCGCCGGGCCGCCCGGGTCGCCCCCACCCAGCTGGTGGTGGTCGAGGGCGGGCTGGCCGGAACCACCGTCGCGCTCCAGGGCCAGGTCATCACGCTCGGTCGCGCCCACGACTCCACCATCGTCCTCGATGACGACTACGCCTCCTCGCGTCATGCCAGGATCTACCCGGACCAGACTGGGCAGTGGACCGTGGAGGATCTAGGCTCCACCAACGGCACGTATCTGGACCGTCAGCGGCTGACACAGCCGATGCCGCTGCAGATCGGCGTGCCGATCCGTATCGGCAGGACCGTCATCGAACTGCGGAAGTAG
- a CDS encoding PP2C family protein-serine/threonine phosphatase, with translation MSLVLRFAAGSHKGLIREGNEDSGYAGPRLLAVADGMGGAAAGEVASSEVLSSIITLDEADPQADLLTLLNDAVQNANDRLRLMVEQDPQLEGMGCTLTALLWTGERMGLVHVGDSRAYLLRDGSLTQITQDHTWVQRLVDEGRITAEEAETHPQRSLLMRALDGRGQVEPDLAIREVRAGDRYLICSDGLSGPVSHQTLEETLGSFYAPEPTIQELIQLALRGGGPDNITCIVADVLDVGPNDTHSGQFTTTPVVVGAVAEGPHGTAVDNQIIDTPAGRAAGLGRQQAPQGTFGPADGYEQAQGGFGPAEGYDGEGYGPADPSGAQGGYPGAPDGGYGQGYPQEPQPADAEQPPRKRRWFRRSAVTVVALALVGGAAYGGYSWTQDKYYLGISDGHVTVYQGINENIAGISLSKVHNTTDVQTRLLPVQTQDALKKTITAGSLDDANARVSAYAHQADVCSKAAQHPQQPTGSSQGQPVTAASYGTAPRVGASPAAPDPSAAAGQGGSGAGQPTASPSTTAAPSSPAPSAPAGASSSPSSQQSPSTDDAQLAGQCPQPS, from the coding sequence ATGAGCCTGGTGCTGAGGTTCGCCGCCGGGTCCCACAAGGGACTGATCCGGGAGGGGAACGAGGACTCCGGCTACGCCGGACCCCGACTGCTGGCAGTGGCGGACGGGATGGGCGGTGCGGCGGCCGGCGAAGTCGCCTCCTCCGAGGTGCTGAGCTCGATCATCACGCTGGACGAGGCCGACCCCCAGGCCGACCTGCTGACCCTGCTGAACGACGCGGTGCAGAACGCCAACGACCGGCTGCGCCTGATGGTCGAGCAGGACCCGCAGCTCGAAGGCATGGGCTGCACCCTGACCGCGCTGCTGTGGACCGGCGAGCGGATGGGCCTGGTGCACGTCGGCGACTCCCGCGCCTACCTGCTGCGGGACGGCTCACTGACCCAGATCACCCAGGACCACACCTGGGTGCAGCGGCTGGTGGACGAGGGCCGGATCACCGCCGAGGAGGCCGAGACGCATCCGCAGCGCTCGCTGCTGATGCGCGCGCTGGACGGCCGCGGCCAGGTCGAGCCCGACCTGGCGATCCGCGAGGTCCGGGCCGGCGACCGCTACCTGATCTGCTCCGACGGCCTGTCCGGCCCGGTCAGCCACCAGACCCTGGAAGAGACGCTGGGGAGCTTCTACGCCCCCGAGCCGACCATCCAGGAGCTGATCCAGCTGGCGCTGCGCGGCGGCGGCCCCGACAACATCACCTGCATCGTGGCCGACGTCCTCGACGTGGGCCCGAACGACACCCACAGCGGCCAGTTCACCACCACCCCCGTGGTGGTCGGCGCGGTCGCCGAGGGCCCGCACGGCACCGCCGTGGACAACCAGATCATCGACACCCCGGCCGGCCGCGCCGCCGGGCTGGGCCGCCAGCAGGCGCCGCAGGGCACCTTCGGCCCGGCCGACGGCTACGAGCAGGCGCAGGGCGGCTTCGGCCCCGCCGAGGGCTACGACGGCGAGGGCTACGGCCCGGCCGACCCCTCGGGTGCGCAGGGCGGCTACCCGGGCGCCCCCGACGGCGGCTACGGCCAGGGCTACCCCCAGGAGCCGCAGCCCGCCGACGCCGAGCAGCCGCCGCGCAAGCGCCGCTGGTTCCGCCGCTCGGCGGTCACCGTGGTGGCGCTCGCCCTCGTCGGCGGTGCCGCCTACGGCGGCTACTCCTGGACCCAGGACAAGTACTACCTGGGCATCAGCGACGGCCACGTCACGGTCTACCAGGGCATCAACGAGAACATCGCCGGCATCAGCCTGTCCAAGGTCCACAACACCACGGACGTCCAGACCCGGCTGCTCCCGGTCCAGACGCAGGACGCGCTCAAGAAGACCATCACGGCCGGCAGCCTCGACGACGCCAACGCCAGGGTGAGCGCCTACGCCCACCAGGCCGACGTCTGCTCCAAGGCGGCCCAGCACCCGCAGCAGCCCACCGGCAGCAGCCAGGGCCAGCCGGTCACGGCGGCCTCCTACGGGACGGCGCCCAGGGTCGGCGCCTCCCCGGCCGCGCCCGACCCGAGCGCCGCAGCCGGCCAAGGGGGCAGCGGCGCCGGCCAGCCGACCGCCTCGCCGAGCACGACGGCCGCCCCGAGCAGCCCGGCACCCAGCGCCCCGGCCGGCGCCTCGAGCAGCCCGAGCAGCCAGCAGTCGCCGAGCACGGACGACGCGCAGCTGGCCGGCCAGTGCCCGCAGCCGTCCTGA
- a CDS encoding peptidoglycan D,D-transpeptidase FtsI family protein has product MNKPIRRVAVFCMVLVFALLLRANWIQAVVADSYATNPHNERNLYDQYAHPRGNIIVGGPGGQPITTSNFVNGYRYKYQTGFTDGPLYAPITGYSVIGDSSGLENLENGILGGTDDRLALGNAMDALTGKQQQGGNVITTINPTVQKAAFQAMGDKKGAAVAIDPRTGAILAMVSTPSYDPNSLISDTTSKTWNALNSDPNQPMLNRALRETYPPGSTFKLVTAATAFETGKYNSPDDQTDTPDVYTLPGTNTVLRNDSDSEACGQATLKYALEISCNTVYGKLGADLGEEKLLAQAQKFGFNNTVDTPIRSVASNFPTDSTPDGTAQDAIGQHNTAATPLQMAMVASAIADNGKLMQPYLVDEERSASGTTVSKHTEKEMDQAVSPATAQKLQQMMVDVVQNGTGKNAQIPGVEVGGKTGTAQHGVDNKGKPFAWFVSYAKVGNDIPVAVAVVVEDGAAQSDEISGGSLAAPIAKQIMQAAIGKQ; this is encoded by the coding sequence ATGAACAAGCCCATCCGACGGGTTGCCGTCTTCTGCATGGTGCTGGTCTTCGCGCTGCTGCTGCGCGCCAACTGGATCCAGGCCGTGGTCGCCGACAGCTACGCCACCAACCCCCACAACGAGCGCAACCTGTACGACCAGTACGCCCACCCGCGCGGCAACATCATCGTGGGCGGCCCGGGCGGCCAGCCGATCACCACGTCCAACTTCGTCAACGGCTACCGGTACAAGTACCAGACCGGTTTCACCGACGGCCCGCTCTACGCGCCGATCACCGGCTACTCCGTGATCGGCGACTCCAGCGGCCTGGAGAACCTGGAGAACGGGATCCTCGGCGGCACCGACGACCGGCTGGCCCTCGGCAACGCGATGGACGCGCTCACCGGCAAGCAGCAGCAGGGCGGCAACGTGATCACCACGATCAACCCGACCGTGCAGAAGGCCGCCTTCCAGGCGATGGGCGACAAGAAGGGCGCCGCCGTCGCGATCGACCCGCGCACCGGCGCCATCCTGGCCATGGTGAGCACGCCGTCCTACGACCCCAACAGCCTCATCAGCGACACCACCAGCAAGACCTGGAACGCGCTCAACAGCGACCCCAACCAGCCGATGCTCAACCGGGCGCTGAGGGAGACCTATCCGCCCGGCTCCACCTTCAAGCTGGTGACCGCCGCCACCGCCTTCGAGACCGGCAAGTACAACAGCCCGGACGACCAGACCGACACCCCGGACGTCTACACCCTGCCGGGCACCAACACGGTGCTGCGCAACGACAGCGACAGCGAAGCCTGCGGCCAGGCGACCCTCAAGTACGCCCTCGAGATCTCCTGCAACACCGTCTACGGCAAGCTCGGCGCCGACCTCGGTGAGGAGAAGCTGCTCGCCCAGGCCCAGAAGTTCGGCTTCAACAACACCGTGGACACCCCGATCCGGTCGGTGGCCAGCAACTTCCCGACCGACTCCACCCCGGACGGCACCGCCCAGGACGCGATCGGCCAGCACAACACCGCCGCCACCCCGCTGCAGATGGCCATGGTCGCCTCCGCGATCGCCGACAACGGCAAGCTGATGCAGCCCTACCTGGTCGACGAGGAGCGCTCGGCGAGCGGCACCACCGTCTCCAAGCACACCGAGAAGGAGATGGACCAGGCGGTCAGCCCGGCCACCGCCCAGAAGCTGCAGCAGATGATGGTCGACGTGGTGCAGAACGGCACCGGCAAGAACGCCCAGATCCCCGGCGTCGAGGTCGGCGGCAAGACCGGCACCGCCCAGCACGGCGTGGACAACAAGGGCAAGCCGTTCGCCTGGTTCGTCTCCTACGCCAAGGTCGGCAACGACATCCCGGTCGCGGTCGCGGTGGTCGTCGAGGACGGCGCCGCGCAGAGCGACGAGATCAGCGGCGGCAGCCTGGCCGCCCCGATCGCCAAGCAGATCATGCAGGCGGCCATCGGCAAGCAGTGA